A single genomic interval of Cyprinus carpio isolate SPL01 chromosome B24, ASM1834038v1, whole genome shotgun sequence harbors:
- the LOC109050334 gene encoding myeloid-associated differentiation marker-like protein 2 — protein MVFCALALIIPMFRGPMSSPYGIWCEFVWVFGLIVAVVVFVIEKCLVDKLIELLVLKHSWNDLSCGLNLLSSLMLLSACLIYCTVFVCATCIADIICAIASILALGVYVVDTVMLKLKCPEGYLSSLRGILRFSQAFVACLIFTAVYSYFKGVENQFRPGGLIWCILVYVVCFPPTVVVIPSHLQKCVDLLRCCDLNKLELVLDVVAVALYVSAAILWPVFGYKNNKRDSKTQDYRFHDLNLVTVLTYVNLGLYLADFIWTLIVLCKKR, from the coding sequence ATGGTTTTCTGCGCGTTGGCTCTGATCATCCCGATGTTTCGTGGCCCCATGTCCAGTCCGTATGGGATCTGGTGTGAGTTTGTGTGGGTATTCGGACTCATCGTGGCTGTGGTGGTCTTCGTTATCGAGAAGTGTCTGGTGGATAAACTGATCGAGCTCCTTGTGCTGAAGCACTCTTGGAATGATCTCTCCTGCGGATTGAACCTTCTGTCGTCCCTCATGCTGTTGTCTGCGTGTCTCATCTACTGCACCGTGTTTGTGTGCGCAACATGCATCGCAGACATCATCTGTGCTATCGCCTCAATCTTGGCGCTTGGTGTGTATGTGGTGGACACCGTGATGTTAAAACTCAAGTGTCCTGAAGGTTATCTGTCCAGCCTACGAGGCATCCTGCGCTTCAGCCAGGCATTTGTAGCCTGCCTCATCTTCACCGCGGTATACAGCTACTTCAAAGGAGTGGAAAACCAGTTCCGGCCTGGCGGTTTGATCTGGTGCATTCTGGTCTACGTGGTGTGTTTCCCTCCAACCGTGGTGGTGATCCCGTCACACCTGCAGAAGTGTGTGGATCTGCTGCGATGCTGCGATCTCAATAAGTTGGAGCTGGTGCTTGACGTCGTTGCCGTCGCTCTGTACGTCTCTGCTGCAATCCTCTGGCCTGTGTTTggctataaaaacaataaaagagacTCCAAAACCCAAGATTATCGCTTTCATGACCTTAATTTGGTCACAGTCCTGACGTATGTGAACTTGGGGCTTTACCTCGCAGACTTCATTTGGACTTTGATTGTACTTTGTAAAAAAAGGTAG
- the LOC109050333 gene encoding myeloid-associated differentiation marker-like protein 2 encodes MSCLFIFLQKQLIFITPSDLLKSHSTLVIAKMEKPKFSLSALTSTRGALHIAQIVMCAVTFAVSYVWGKPLHTYWIYCMVVWGLCPIISLIITIVEMFLIHKLILVFCMDWDDFTTGMAMMASLCTCSCTAMFANFYICRKCIWGWMVTILSVVCCALYCVETFRDKCDATRSATYVAALPGFIKILEAFVGCIILISLIGYVGKPALLWCIVAYAVPLPLTLLTIITNILTKLKNCLPFSIDRFTMIFLVISVLLYISAAILWPTYSFKENPRPKDCPGNSCIWSIQFVVTIMTYINLGLYVADLVLTCLGICGFKRSQ; translated from the exons ATGTCATGCCTTTTTATCTTCCTCCAAAAGCAGCTCATTTTCATAACGCCTTCAGACCTGTTGAAAAGTCACTCCACACTGGTTATTGCCAAGATGGAAAAGCCCAAGTTCTCTCTTTCTGCCCTGACAAGCACTCGCGGTGCCTTGCACATAGCGCAGATCGTGATGTGCGCGGTGACGTTTGCAGTGAGCTATGTCTGGGGTAAACCGCTTCACACCTACTGGATCTACTGCATGGTGGTGTGGGGTTTGTGTCCCATCATCTCGCTGATAATCACCATAGTGGAGATGTTCCTCATCCACAAGCTGATCCTGGTGTTCTGCATGGACTGGGACGACTTCACGACCGGCATGGCCATGATGGCGTCGCTCTGCACGTGCTCCTGCACGGCGATGTTCGCCAACTTTTACATCTGCCGGAAGTGCATTTGGGGCTGGATGGTCACGATCCTCTCGGTGGTGTGTTGTGCGCTTTACTGCGTGGAGACGTTCAGGGACAAGTGCGATGCGACACGCTCTGCAACATACGTGGCTGCACTTCCAGGCTTCATTAAGATTCTCGAGGCCTTCGTTGGCTGCATCATCCTCATATCCCTGATCGGTTACGTGGGTAAACCGGCTCTGCTGTGGTGCATCGTGGCCTACGCGGTTCCTCTGCCTCTAACCCTCCTGACAATCATCACCAACATCTTGACCAAGTTAAAGAACTGTCTGCCCTTCAGCATTGATCGTTTCACAATGATTTTCCTGGTCATATCGGTTCTGCTTTACATCTCTGCTGCTATTCTCTGGCCCACCTACAGCTT CAAAGAAAACCCGCGGCCCAAAGACTGTCCGGGAAACAGCTGTATATGGAGCATCCAGTTTGTTGTGACCATCATGACCTATATTAATCTCGGCCTGTATGTTGCTGACCTGGTCTTGACCTGCTTGGGTATCTGTGGATTCAAACGCTCTCAATAG